In a genomic window of Ipomoea triloba cultivar NCNSP0323 chromosome 3, ASM357664v1:
- the LOC116014507 gene encoding protein C2-DOMAIN ABA-RELATED 1-like codes for MKNRASVSMENLLGLLRIHIHRGVNLAVRDVSTSDPYVIVRMGKQKLKTKVVKKTVNPEWNEELTLSISDPNLPIKLQVYDKDTFSLDDKMGDAEFHITPFLEAVKNLKMSSQNIPSGSIITRVESCRTNCLSEASNIMWENDKVVQKMVVRLQNVERGEVELELNWIDIPGSKGL; via the exons ATGAAGAACAGAGCTTCTGTTTCAATGGAGAACTTGTTGGGGCTTCTGAGGATTCATATTCACAGAGGAGTTAACTTGGCTGTGAGAGATGTCTCCACCAGCGATCCTTACGTTATTGTGCGCATGGGCAAGCAG AAACTAAAGACCAAAGTGGTGAAGAAGACTGTCAACCCTGAGTGGAATGAAGAATTAACTCTATCAATCTCAGACCCAAATCTCCCTATAAAACTG CAAGTCTATGACAAGGATACATTCAGTCTCGACGATAAAATGGGGGATGCAGAATTTCACATCACACCGTTCTTAGAAGCTGTGAAGAATCTGAAGATGAGCTCGCAAAACATCCCCAGTGGCAGTATAATCACTAGAGTCGAATCGTGCAGGACAAACTGCCTCTCCGAAGCAAGCAACATCATGTGGGAAAACGACAAGGTTGTCCAGAAAATGGTCGTTAGGCTGCAAAACGTTGAGCGCGGTGAAGTGGAGCTCGAGCTGAACTGGATAGATATCCCGGGTTCCAAAGGTCTGTAG
- the LOC116014247 gene encoding probable calcium-binding protein CML18 produces MAKSGSDPKAAVISGGAMGEVEKVFRKFDSNGDGKISLSELGAILNALGTKTSAEEVKRIMLEVDTDGDGFIDMEEFAAFHCSSDGGSDSEDKDLRDAFNLYDKDKNGKISASELHSVMKSLGEKCSLKDCRRMISSVDVDGDGCVNFDEFKKMMSRP; encoded by the coding sequence ATGGCAAAAAGCGGAAGCGATCCGAAAGCGGCAGTGATTTCTGGCGGCGCGATGGGGGAAGTGGAGAAGGTGTTCAGGAAGTTTGACTCGAATGGCGACGGCAAAATCTCGCTGTCCGAGCTCGGCGCGATTCTGAATGCGCTCGGCACCAAGACGTCGGCGGAGGAGGTGAAGCGCATAATGTTGGAAGTCGATACTGACGGCGACGGATTCATCGATATGGAGGAGTTCGCGGCTTTCCACTGCTCCAGCGACGGAGGATCCGACTCTGAGGACAAGGATCTCCGAGACGCCTTCAACCTGTACGACAAGGATAAGAACGGGAAGATCTCAGCCAGCGAGCTTCACTCGGTGATGAAGAGCCTCGGAGAGAAGTGTTCGCTCAAGGACTGCCGCCGCATGATTAGCTCCGTCGACGTTGACGGCGACGGCTGCGTTAACTTCGACGAATTCAAAAAGATGATGTCTAGGCCTTGA